The Setaria italica strain Yugu1 chromosome IX, Setaria_italica_v2.0, whole genome shotgun sequence genome has a window encoding:
- the LOC101774867 gene encoding uncharacterized protein LOC101774867, with protein MAGVRDGGLDDETLQQLRSRATQLLLKEDWREYIAVCSRIVDGASDDRRVLCSALAHRADARARLGDAAGALADCDAALAADPAHPAALLSKGAILRGLGRYALAADCFRAAALAAGGGGADEARELVEQCRRLEAQARSGAVDLSEWVLAGFAGKCPDLAEYVGPVEVRRSAHGGRGIFAVKNVEAGSTLMMTKAVAIGRGVLHDAADGGEKMVVWKDFVDKVLDAAEKCPRTAALIHTLSTGEEQEDDLVVPGMALFRQEPGDLNLSDDGTNVVREKGTQEVLDVDRILKVLDVNCLTEDAPAADLLGKNGVVNCGVGLWILPSFINHSCHPNARRTHVGDNAIVHASRDIKAGEEITFPYFDVLVPVSKRREASMAWGFECKCDRCRFESEDFILKQEILKSENDLVNGGDMGALVVRLEEKMRKSMVKERRKAFLRASFWSAYSALYDSDKLVRKWGRRVPSEAIVAESIVDAVGGSESMLRAMLRGSRDANGCGNRLETEDKVVRIGRATYGKVVKRHAMRALFRLALDENNNINL; from the coding sequence ATGGCCGGAGTCCGGGACGGCGGCCTCGACGACGAGACGCTGCAGCAGCTGCGCAGCCGCGCGACGCAGCTGCTGCTCAAGGAGgactggagggagtacatcGCCGTCTGCTCCCGGATCGTCGACGGCGCCTCCGACGACCGCCGCGTGCTCTGCTCCGCGCTCGCGCACCGCGCCGACGCCCGCGCCCGCCtcggggacgccgccggcgcgctcgcCGACTGCGACGCCGCGCTGGCGGCGGACCCAGCCCACCCCGCCGCGCTGCTCTCCAAGGGCGCGATCCTCCGCGGGCTCGGCCGGTACGCGCTCGCGGCCGACTGCTTCCgcgcggccgcgctcgccgcgggcggcggcggcgcggacgaggcGCGGGAGCTCGTCGAGCAGTGCAGGCGGCTGGAGGCGCAGGCGAGGAGCGGGGCGGTGGATCTGTCGGAGTGGGTGCTCGCGGGCTTCGCCGGGAAGTGCCCGGATCTCGCGGAGTACGTCGGGCCGGTGGAGGTGCGCCGGTCCGCGCACGGGGGCCGAGGGATCTTCGCGGTCAAGAACGTCGAGGCGGGGTCTACTCTGATGATGACCAAGGCGGTGGCTATCGGGAGAGGGGTTCTTCACGACGCCGCTGATGGCGGCGAGAAGATGGTGGTGTGGAAGGACTTCGTCGACAAGGTGCTCGACGCCGCCGAGAAGTGTCCGAGGACGGCAGCTCTGATTCATACTCTGTCCACcggcgaggagcaggaggaCGATCTAGTTGTTCCGGGGATGGCATTGTTTAGGCAAGAACCCGGGGATCTCAATCTCAGTGATGACGGCACCAACGTGGTGAGGGAGAAGGGGACACAAGAGGTTCTTGATGTGGACAGGATACTGAAGGTGCTCGACGTGAACTGCTTGACCGAGGACGCACCAGCCGCCGATTTGCTCGGGAAGAATGGTGTTGTCAACTGCGGTGTGGGACTCTGGATCTTGCCGTCGTTCATCAACCATTCTTGCCACCCCAATGCCCGGCGCACTCACGTCGGAGACAACGCCATTGTCCACGCGTCCAGAGACATCAAAGCTGGGGAGGAGATCACATTTCCCTACTTCGATGTGCTCGTGCCGGTGAGCAAGCGCAGGGAGGCATCGATGGCTTGGGGATTTGAATGCAAGTGTGATCGGTGCAGGTTTGAATCCGAGGATTTCATTCTTAAGCAGGAAATACTGAAATCAGAGAATGACTTGGTCAATGGGGGAGACATGGGAGCCCTGGTGGTGCGGCTGGAGGAAAAGATGAGGAAGTCCATGGTGAAGGAGAGGCGAAAGGCGTTCTTGCGCGCGTCGTTCTGGAGTGCATACTCGGCCTTGTATGATTCTGATAAGCTGGTGAGAAAATGGGGGAGGCGAGTTCCCAGCGAGGCCATTGTAGCAGAGAGCATTGTTGATGCGGTCGGCGGGAGTGAGAGCATGCTGAGAGCAATGCTGAGGGGTTCCAGGGATGCTAATGGCTGCGGCAACCGGCTAGAGACGGAGGACAAGGTGGTAAGGATAGGGAGGGCGACCTATGGCAAGGTGGTGAAGAGACACGCAATGAGAGCTCTCTTCAGACTTGCACTGGATGAAAATAATAACATTAACCTTTAG
- the LOC101775272 gene encoding SWR1 complex subunit 6 — translation MDGEEENVGPFRRTSSRTRRMATRMASALASSDNRAQAALARLEALESDNAGVEVVDLNDDEYGSTDEEDPVLMQKKQSKIMKRKTRQGKALEKRAARSFMDVLQEANLESLPPNVPTYLKAAVGPPSTSSRRHYCSVCGSSANYTCVRCGTRFCSCRCQVIHNDTRCLKFVA, via the exons ATGGACGGGGAGGAAGAGAACGTCGGGCCGTTCCGCCGGACGAGCAGCCGCACGCGCCGCATGGCCACGCGCATGGCATCCGCGCTCGCCAGCTCTGACAACCGCGCCCAG GCTGCATTAGCTCGTCTTGAAGCTCTTGAGAGTGATAATGCTGGGGTTGAGGTGGTAGATCTTAATGATGATGAGTATGGATCCACGGATGAGGAAGACCCTG TGCTCATGCAAAAGAAGCAGTCCAAGATCATGAAACGCAAGACAAGGCAAGGGAAAGCTTTGGAGAAGAGGGCAGCAAGATCTTTCATGGATGTGTTGCAAGAA GCAAATCTTGAGTCCCTGCCTCCTAATGTCCCAACATATTTGAAGGCGGCTGTCGGTCCACCGAGTACTTCATCTCGACGCCACTACTGCTCGGTTTGTGGGAGTTCTGCAAATTACACATGCGTGAGGTGTGGAACACGGTTCTGTTCATGCCGCTGTCAAGTCATACACAATGACACTCGCTGCCTTAAATTTGTAGCTTGA
- the LOC101775677 gene encoding cytochrome P450 704B1 isoform X1, with translation MVEAHATPAAPFFPLAGLHKYIAIFLVLLSWILVHKWSLRKQKGPRSWPVIGATVEQLRNYHRMHDWLVEYLSKHRSVTVDMPFTSYTYIADPVNVEHVLKTNFTNYPKGDVYRSYMDVLLGDGIFNADGELWRKQRKTASFEFASKNLRDFSAIVFREYSLKLSGILRQASKAGKVVDMQELYMRMTLDSICKVGFGVEIGTLSPDLPENSFAQAFDAANIIVTLRFIDPLWRLKRFFHVGSEALLEQSIKLVDEFTYSVIRRRKAEIMEARSSGKEEKQIKHDILSRFIELGEAGEDSGGLGDDKSLRDVVLNFVIAGRDTTATTLSWFTYMAMSHPDVAEKLRRELCTFEAERAREEGVELVPCGPDADDDESFAARVTQFAGLLTYDSLGKLVYLHACVTETLRLYPAVPQDPKGILEDDVLPDGTKVRAGGMVTYVPYSMGRMEYNWGADAARFRPERWINEDGAFRNASPFKFTAFQAGPRICLGKDSAYLQMKMALAILCRFYRFQLLEGHPVEYRMMTILSMAHGLKLRVSRAV, from the exons ATGGTGGAAGCTCatgccacgccggcggcgccgttcTTCCCACTGGCAGGGCTCCACAAGTACATAGCgatcttcctcgtcctcctctcGTGGATCCTGGTTCACAAGTGGAGCCTGAGGAAGCAGAAAGGCCCGAGATCATGGCCGGTCATCGGCGCGACGGTGGAGCAGCTGAGGAACTACCACAGGATGCACGACTGGCTCGTCGAGTACCTGTCGAAGCACAGGTCAGTGACCGTCGACATGCCCTTCACCTCCTACACCTACATCGCGGACCCGGTGAATGTTGAGCATGTTCTCAAGACCAACTTCACCAATTACCCCAAG GGGGACGTGTACAGATCCTACATGGATGTGCTGCTCGGCGACGGCATATTCAACGCCGACGGCGAGTTGTGGAGGAAGCAGAGGAAGACGGCGAGCTTCGAGTTCGCCTCCAAGAACCTGAGAGATTTCAGCGCCATTGTGTTCAGAGAATACTCGCTGAAGCTGTCAGGCATACTGCGCCAAGCTTCCAAGGCAGGCAAAGTTGTGGACATGCAG GAACTGTACATGAGGATGACGCTGGACTCGATCTGCAAGGTTGGGTTCGGGGTTGAGATCGGCACGCTGTCGCCTGATCTCCCCGAGAACAGCTTCGCGCAGGCGTTCGACGCCGCCAACATCATCGTCACGCTGCGGTTCATCGACCCGCTCTGGCGCCTGAAGAGGTTCTTCCACGTCGGGTCAGAGGCCCTCCTCGAGCAGAGCATCAAGCTCGTCGACGAGTTCACCTACAGCGTGATCCGCCGGAGGAAGGCCGAGATCATGGAAGCCCGATCCAGCGGCAAGGAAGAGAAG CAGATCAAGCACGACATCCTGTCGCGGTTCATCGAGCTGggcgaggccggcgaggacAGCGGCGGACTCGGGGACGACAAGAGCCTCCGTGACGTGGTGCTCAACTTcgtgatcgccgggcgggacacgacggcgacgacgctgTCGTGGTTCACCTACATGGCCATGTCGCACCCGGACGTGGCCGAGAAGCTGCGCCGCGAGCTGTGCACGTTCGAGGCGGAGCGCGCGCGCGAGGAGGGCGTAGAACTTGTCCCCTGCGgccccgacgccgacgacgacgagtcgTTCGCCGCCCGCGTCACGCAGTTCGCGGGCCTCCTCACCTACGACAGCCTCGGCAAGCTGGTGTACCTCCACGCCTGCGTCACCGAGACGCTCCGCCTCTACCCCGCCGTCCCTCAGGACCCGAAGGGGATCCTGGAGGACGACGTGCTGCCGGACGGGACGAAGGTGAGGGCGGGAGGGATGGTGACGTACGTGCCCTACTCGATGGGGAGGATGGAGTACAACTGGGGCGCCGACGCGGCGAGGTTCCGGCCGGAGCGGTGGATCAACGAGGACGGGGCGTTCCGGAACGCGTCGCCGTTCAAGTTCACGGCGTTCCAGGCGGGGCCAAGGATCTGCCTGGGCAAGGACTCGGCGTACCTGCAGATGAAGATGGCGCTGGCCATCCTCTGCCGCTTCTACAGGTTCCAGCTGCTGGAGGGACACCCCGTCGAGTACCGCATGATGaccatcctctccatggcgcacGGACTCAAGCTCCGGGTCTCCAGGGCAGTCTGA
- the LOC101775677 gene encoding cytochrome P450 704B1 isoform X2, translating to MVEAHATPAAPFFPLAGLHKYIAIFLVLLSWILVHKWSLRKQKGPRSWPVIGATVEQLRNYHRMHDWLVEYLSKHRSVTVDMPFTSYTYIADPVNVEHVLKTNFTNYPKGDVYRSYMDVLLGDGIFNADGELWRKQRKTASFEFASKNLRDFSAIVFREYSLKLSGILRQASKAGKVVDMQELYMRMTLDSICKVGFGVEIGTLSPDLPENSFAQAFDAANIIVTLRFIDPLWRLKRFFHVGSEALLEQSIKLVDEFTYSVIRRRKAEIMEARSSGKEEKIKHDILSRFIELGEAGEDSGGLGDDKSLRDVVLNFVIAGRDTTATTLSWFTYMAMSHPDVAEKLRRELCTFEAERAREEGVELVPCGPDADDDESFAARVTQFAGLLTYDSLGKLVYLHACVTETLRLYPAVPQDPKGILEDDVLPDGTKVRAGGMVTYVPYSMGRMEYNWGADAARFRPERWINEDGAFRNASPFKFTAFQAGPRICLGKDSAYLQMKMALAILCRFYRFQLLEGHPVEYRMMTILSMAHGLKLRVSRAV from the exons ATGGTGGAAGCTCatgccacgccggcggcgccgttcTTCCCACTGGCAGGGCTCCACAAGTACATAGCgatcttcctcgtcctcctctcGTGGATCCTGGTTCACAAGTGGAGCCTGAGGAAGCAGAAAGGCCCGAGATCATGGCCGGTCATCGGCGCGACGGTGGAGCAGCTGAGGAACTACCACAGGATGCACGACTGGCTCGTCGAGTACCTGTCGAAGCACAGGTCAGTGACCGTCGACATGCCCTTCACCTCCTACACCTACATCGCGGACCCGGTGAATGTTGAGCATGTTCTCAAGACCAACTTCACCAATTACCCCAAG GGGGACGTGTACAGATCCTACATGGATGTGCTGCTCGGCGACGGCATATTCAACGCCGACGGCGAGTTGTGGAGGAAGCAGAGGAAGACGGCGAGCTTCGAGTTCGCCTCCAAGAACCTGAGAGATTTCAGCGCCATTGTGTTCAGAGAATACTCGCTGAAGCTGTCAGGCATACTGCGCCAAGCTTCCAAGGCAGGCAAAGTTGTGGACATGCAG GAACTGTACATGAGGATGACGCTGGACTCGATCTGCAAGGTTGGGTTCGGGGTTGAGATCGGCACGCTGTCGCCTGATCTCCCCGAGAACAGCTTCGCGCAGGCGTTCGACGCCGCCAACATCATCGTCACGCTGCGGTTCATCGACCCGCTCTGGCGCCTGAAGAGGTTCTTCCACGTCGGGTCAGAGGCCCTCCTCGAGCAGAGCATCAAGCTCGTCGACGAGTTCACCTACAGCGTGATCCGCCGGAGGAAGGCCGAGATCATGGAAGCCCGATCCAGCGGCAAGGAAGAGAAG ATCAAGCACGACATCCTGTCGCGGTTCATCGAGCTGggcgaggccggcgaggacAGCGGCGGACTCGGGGACGACAAGAGCCTCCGTGACGTGGTGCTCAACTTcgtgatcgccgggcgggacacgacggcgacgacgctgTCGTGGTTCACCTACATGGCCATGTCGCACCCGGACGTGGCCGAGAAGCTGCGCCGCGAGCTGTGCACGTTCGAGGCGGAGCGCGCGCGCGAGGAGGGCGTAGAACTTGTCCCCTGCGgccccgacgccgacgacgacgagtcgTTCGCCGCCCGCGTCACGCAGTTCGCGGGCCTCCTCACCTACGACAGCCTCGGCAAGCTGGTGTACCTCCACGCCTGCGTCACCGAGACGCTCCGCCTCTACCCCGCCGTCCCTCAGGACCCGAAGGGGATCCTGGAGGACGACGTGCTGCCGGACGGGACGAAGGTGAGGGCGGGAGGGATGGTGACGTACGTGCCCTACTCGATGGGGAGGATGGAGTACAACTGGGGCGCCGACGCGGCGAGGTTCCGGCCGGAGCGGTGGATCAACGAGGACGGGGCGTTCCGGAACGCGTCGCCGTTCAAGTTCACGGCGTTCCAGGCGGGGCCAAGGATCTGCCTGGGCAAGGACTCGGCGTACCTGCAGATGAAGATGGCGCTGGCCATCCTCTGCCGCTTCTACAGGTTCCAGCTGCTGGAGGGACACCCCGTCGAGTACCGCATGATGaccatcctctccatggcgcacGGACTCAAGCTCCGGGTCTCCAGGGCAGTCTGA